A single region of the Vicia villosa cultivar HV-30 ecotype Madison, WI linkage group LG4, Vvil1.0, whole genome shotgun sequence genome encodes:
- the LOC131600537 gene encoding uncharacterized protein LOC131600537 codes for MDGKVMKEAEVAEIGNVAKETEVTEVDAVSTAKCCCCGLVEECTLAYIMRVRERFGGRWICGLCSEAVKEERARSKSEEKLITMDEALKRHTKFRQQFRSSAATDHKKDFIHAVRQIFFRSLDSPRKKESFACRPLGRSSSCFPTMETTPPRTTETHTE; via the coding sequence ATGGATGGGAAGGTTATGAAAGAAGCTGAAGTGGCGGAGATTGGGAACGTTGCGAAAGAAACTGAAGTCACGGAGGTGGACGCGGTTTCCACTGCAAAATGCTGTTGCTGCGGATTGGTGGAAGAGTGCACACTCGCATACATTATGCGAGTGAGGGAGAGATTCGGGGGAAGATGGATATGTGGTTTGTGTTCCGAGGCAGTGAAGGAAGAAAGAGCGAGGTCAAAGAGCGAGGAGAAGCTAATCACAATGGACGAAGCTCTAAAGCGACACACCAAATTTCGCCAACAGTTTAGGTCTTCTGCTGCTACTGATCATAAGAAAGATTTCATACATGCTGTGAGACAGATTTTTTTTAGGAGTTTGGATTCTCCTAGGAAGAAGGAAAGTTTTGCTTGTAGACCTCTTGGTAGATCTAGTAGTTGCTTCCCAACGATGGAAACAACTCCGCCGAGGACGACAGAGACACACACAGAGTGA